The window CTTGATGCAATGGCGATGTTGATGACCATGAGTCGGAGATGATTCAGCAACATgggccatgttgtatttgcaagAAGGCTCTTATTGCAATGAGGGAAACGGCGAATAGAAAAGCACAATACGATCGCATAATGAGCATCACAGACCGGACGGCTCGCGACATGGCCAACCTATTCAATAGATCAGCCGACCAACACATAGCACGCCCCAATTATTTTATGCAACTTCATACATGTCAAACATTGATGTTTCATGCTCGTAGTTGTGGGTTAAAGCTATACGTGAAATCGCCATGCAGAGTAGGTCATCCTTTCTCTTTGATATTCTCGTGCCTACAATTCCGACAATTTCTCGTGCCTACGTGAAATGGCGATCTTACACATATTCTCATGTAGATAACTATTTCAGCCTACAAGTCCTCTTAAAATCtcacatagtactccctcctatccggtttatagggctcaattcaaaaatctcaccaaccaaggtagatggtgagtggtggaatactttttgtagtttgcgaAAGCATCCAATTAGtgctcttgttttcctcaaaaatatatgtttaccgatgcattaattacaatgcatgcatgcatgcataaagtacatgcattggtcaatattctcttaatacttgcatgcgatgatttaatgcaccttagAATGTGAacttgtgatggggaacaaccaaattgagccttataaaatggaaaaagtaaaattttgagataagccctataaaccgaaaaAGAGGGAGTAGCTCGCTAGCACTAAATGTCGTAGAATTATGTGCACGATTTGTTTCTATAAAAACCCAGTGGGTTTTTACTTAGCAAAAATGTTCCATGCACAAGAAAAGCCGATGCATATTTTTTCCGTACTCACTGATGGTTGGCCACCCACTTTTGGACACTCTTTATGTTTTGTAACTGTTGGCCTAATATAGCATGGTTATCGATTGGGTGAGCTGTTTGTTATAGATATACATTCATGTCATATGCAGGTGGTTTTCTTCCTATGGGATCAAAAATTGGGGGCCATGGGTTAAAATTGTACATGTAGTTAAGCATGATAATACGTATAGACCGAAGTTGTTTGATGTTTGAAGTAGAATATACGATCAACCTTTTCCTCACAAAAGATATGAGAACGAAAGAAAGTATTTGAGTATGTTTCAACAAATGAAAGTGTTCACtcgcaaaaaaaaacaaatgaaaGTGTTGTGCACATATTTGTTTTACATAATAAAACTCCCTCAACCATCCCCCTACTAAAATCTCACGTTAGTATTGGACCATGCTGTATGTAAGATGGGTTTGGACTTTGTAAATGGAACAGTGTAATATTTTGAGGTTGGTAGGCGATGGGGCATGAATTTTTCACCATTCACCCATAACCTCAAACCCGCCATAGAGATATGAATTTTCCATAGACCACCATTCATTTTCTTTTCTCTACTTTTTTTTTGCAAGGTTATACCGCCGTTACTAAAGTCACCTCATTCCCTGTCCCACATATCAAAGAAACATGGCTTTGAGCTGCAATCGCCATATCCCTCAATCCAAACATTGCCTTAAAAATTATGTCCAAAATAGTTGCCTAGAAGAGAATGTTCTGGCAAATGCTTTGATGCTAACAGTTTCTGTTCTTCCAGAAACGCATAGCTGTGAGTTATTACCTGGCATGAACGGCAAAATGCATGTACCAAAGCATCCACCTCCACGAAATGTTAAAAAAAATAGCTCGAGTAAACAAAAGGAGTACCCATTAATTCATAGCTATCTGATCTTTTACTAGCTATGGTCCTTTTTTTCTCAACCAAAGGCTTTCTCAACCAAAGTGGTATGTGATTCTGAGCACCACTAGCATTGAAAGCCTTTGCTCTGCCGAACTTGTGAATCTTCTCAAAGTAACAAAATATACTACTGTATGTATTATTACTCCTTGAAAGGAACATTGCTCAGTGCTCTATTCATAGCACAGGACTATCCCCCAATATGGCAAACAGTACAACCAACCTCGTAAATGCAGAGTCATCCAGTAGTCAGGTTGATTTGTCAATAAAAATGTTGCTGCCAACATCCCAGATCTATGGCAGAGGAGTCAATATAAGGTAAGCAGATTCAATGACTGAACTGAACAGAAATGTACAACTACCAGATAGCTTCATGTAGCTTTAGGGCCTTGGTATTGCGTGTAAGCGTGCTCTGTTTCTTGCTACATGTTTCAGCTGAGGATTatccttcgaaagaaggggatTGCTAACTGGGGACTTTAGAAACACCCTCATAATTACAAAGATCTGTATGGCGAAATACGACAACGACAACAACACTTAGTCGTGACTGAAGGGGTTGGGACAGATCCGAAGGTCCAAACAGTGCTCAATCTGTTGTTAAGACGATATATATTCACATGCGATCGGCCATCCGTGGAGGTTAATAACTCACAAGTGTTCCCTTTGTAAGGAAGGCTTTGCTTTATGACTTGCTCAAACCAGGGTTTGCCTTAAACTCATCCACTTGGAATGCGGGATCGCATATGTTGGTCTTCGGACAGAGTTCTTGATCCCATGGGCCGACAAGATGGGATTCAAACCCTGGCTGTGCAACACCCCGGACCGCGTCTGTTGACAGATCATCCAACCGTGGTTTCTTCGGAGAAGGCTGTATGCTGTCAGGGTAGTCATCTAAGGTAGGTGGTGAATGTGAAAGCTTCCTCTCCTCAGAACCTTCAAGTGAGCCACCAAGCTTTTGCTGCTCCTCTATGATCATCTGCAAGTACTTCCCTTGTGCTTCAATTCTCAGCTGCAACTGCTTTTGAACCTGACAAGGTAACATGTGATGATTTAGTCTAGTCTTGAAGGCTTGGAACGAAAATTTAGGTTGGCTCCCAAGAATACATCTCAGAGATGGCAGATTTAAAAATAAATAGTGCAAGCAAAATAAAAGAACCATTAATAAGACGCAATCAAGGACAAAGTCATTTACAAGGAACCCACCCAAGTATAACTTTGGTAAATAATGGTTTAGTAGAATGGGGCAAGAAATCAGATTGTTGGAGTAAATCCCCAGCTAACAGCTCGAAAAAAGTACAGCATGGATATGGCAAAATCCATTATATAGGAAAAAACAAATAATATGATTCAAAGAAGTTCACATGTTTTCATCACAAACCTCGAGTTGTTCATGGAGCCGCTTCTGAACTTCCATTTGCATCTTCAATGCTTCATTGATTTGTGAACCCCTGAAAGATAAATGAAGAATATCTCTGTAACTATGTGATGTATTTTAGCATGATATCAACCAGCTTAAAAAGCCTATGTTAGCAGAGGATACAATCATGTGCACAGACAATTGAGTAAAGATCACTTACGGTGCAGAATCTGCATTAGAGAATGAATCACTAGAATCCTTCTTTTCGTCCTTGGAACCTACACAAGCTGCCAATTTTAAAAACCAAAGCTTTCTCGGTATGAAGGAAGGCAAGAAGGGGAGTGTGCTAGGAAGGCAATGAAGCATAGAAGGGCATTTTACCTTCAGCAGGCGATTCTGGTATGTACTTTGCAAGGCGATACTTCTACACAAGCAACAAGAGAAACAGAGTATTAGTGACCAGGCGAATATTTATTAGCTGTCTCCTCAAAAGAGACACTCTTTACCTGCAAATGGCTCTTCACGTGATAAATTGTAATCCCCGGTACACCCATTACAGTCAGTACTCCTTTAGGTGTTGCTCCTGAAGATGTGATGATACCAATACATTAACAAATGCCAGATGCATTGTACCTTGTGTACTTCAAATAAATAAACAACTATTATAGAAGGTTGTTTAGGGTTATCGATACATCAACAGTTTCCAATGCGATTGGGTAAGGTAACATGGCAGACACAGTTCCAAAGGATCATATTAACAACTTCTAGCAGACTAGCATGAATCATTGAAACATGAGGAACTTGAGTTTTGTGGGgaagagaaacttgtgtgttaACAGTTCATGACCTGAGATATGCAGCAATCTCATGGTAAAAAAATGCATAAATCTGCTTCATAAACATTTGGAATATAAAAATTAGTTTAAACTTGAGTTAATATGCATGATACACAATGGATTCGACATACAACCACCAAAGTGCAGGTTCTAGATACGCATTGTCCCACACCATCTAAAAATGTTTTCACTCAGAAATTGTGCTGCTGACAAGGTTCATGAGAAACCAAGCACAATGAACCAACAAAATAAACGAAATTTATACATCATATCAAGTAACAAGCAGAATGAACCAACAAAAAAACGAAACTTATACATCATATCAAGTAAAACCACGAAAATTAATACTTAAGAGAGAATACCCACTATCTGGTCCACCAAGTTGGGCGATTGCATCCACAAAACGACTATGAAGATCAGAGGTCCATCTTAGACGTTGTTTCCCACTCCCTACAGGATTGGCAGGGTTGCTTATGTTGGATCCACCGAAAGCTCCAATATTACTCACATGCTCACTATTCTGAGCCCTCTGTGGTGCAAAGGGCACAGAAAACTTCTTAGCATGGTACATCATGAGAGTACTGCAACAATTGCAAGAACTTGTCATACACATGAGCAAGACTAAGAAATGTTATAATTTAGGATGAAACAGGCCTACATTTCTGATGCCATCCTGTATATCTAAACAAAACATATCAAGTTGACGGCAAAAGGTAAATACAGCACACTGAGCATTTTCTGGTACGATGAAATTTCATCATTTCTGAGACAGTTCATGAAATCCCGATCAGCATATTTATCTTGAGATGTCGAGAAGTTGGTAAGTCTCCTGGTTTATACTTAAAAGGACTTGTGCTACAAGTAAAAAAGCAAAGAGGGCGAAATTGAACATGAAAGACAATATTGACACAACAGAGCACCATAaccaaaaaataaataaaaaatctTTTATACCTAGTGGTAGTATTAAAATATCCAAATAACCAACACCTAATTTTTTTAAGGTTACAGATGTATAGATGAATTTAAACCTCTCCAAATCAAATGAAGAAGACAAATTCACCCCAGGCTGCTAACTGAACAACACACATGGTAGGACGACAAAAAAAAAATTGCAAGCAACAGAGGAAGACCAGTTGAGCTAGCTTCCTCCATTGTCCTGCATCTTGCCATAGAACTGCAGCCCTAGAGGAGTCATCCTCGAATGCCAATCGAAGTCACTAGACGACCATGGCAAATGATCCACAACAAATGAATCTGGATGAGCAAAATTCACGCTACAGGTCGAATCGATCGAGATCACAGGCCATGTCCAAATACCAGGGCCAGCACAAGATTCCAACCGGGCCTTTCCGGCCTCAGAATCGCACAAGTCAGCACAGCTCATAACCGAAACAGGTTTATGAGCAAGGAAATCCCCCAAAACGTCAGAAGCGCCGCCGCCACCCAAACGTGATCTCCCTGCCTATCAATACCGTTCTTCTCACATCCATCCACAGGCGACAGCCAATGGAATCTCAGGAGAAGCTCCAGAAAATCCACTCCGAGGTCGGTAAAATTCACACTAACTAGGCTCACCGCTGGCAAGGCAAGAGAGGAGCGCCACTCACTCACTCACCGGCCTCTGACACGCAATTCCACCGCAATACGCCTCACAGAGCCGCGATCTCGACCTGACGGACGACAAAACCTCTGGGCAAAACACCCGCCCATTCCTCCCACAATAACAGACACGCTCAGCCGCCAAAGGCGAGTCCAAGAAATTCAGTAAAGAGGCCGGCAGGGGGGGCGCAAGAGCTGGGAGCTGAGCCGGCGCTTACTTACCGGCACGGAAGAGCGCCGCCGCGAGCGGGACCCGGCGTCGTCTCCTCGCAGGTGCGCCGCGCTCGtcggggagagagggagggaatcAAATGCTGCGTGCGTGCAAGCGTGCGAGGCTGCGAGCTGGTGGCCGGGGCCAATCAGGCGGAGGCGGATGGATGGCCCAATCGGGGCGCTGGGGTCCGGGCGGGGCGAGGATGGGAGCGGTGGTGGTGGGAATGGGAGGGGAAAGCGGCAGGTGGTGGTGTCCGGCGAAAGCGACGCCGCGAGAGCGGAGCGCTTGGGAATCGAGACACGCACAGATCTTTTACACTCGTCGTCGGAGGGACGAGCGCACCGTGGGCCTGGCCCTGGGGGCTGGGCCTGGGGCAAAGAAAACCGCCGGGTCCCTTGGGCCCTGTCAGCGAGGTACCGCCACCAGTGATGTGGCAGTGGAGTGGCGCTGTACCAGATCTTTGTTTGTTTGTCAGACTCAGAGCGTCGGAGCGGCGAGCACGGCTTTCTCTTCCCTTCGCTCGCCGGGGACACTACACTGTTCAACGGCGGGACCGTGGTTTGTTTTGTCCGTTAACACCGGAGAATCTTCGGGGCCGCGTCGCATTGATGGCAGATTCCCTCCGCCTGCGCTGCCATTCCGTCCCATCCCGTCTAATCCATCCGTGGCCCATCACGTGGCGCACAGTGGCATGCCCTTGCCATGATCGGACCGGGTGCACGTGCATTCGTTTCCGCTCTTTGCGTCAATGTACGTAAGTTATTACCGCGGACAAAAATGCCAGTTACTGGATACTAGAAATGACCAAGGAGCACGACGGATAAAAAAGAGGAGGAATAAAGCCGTGCCCGCAAAATACAGCTGCAAAGCGATGGGAGGATCCTAGGAACAAGTGTGGGCGACGCAAGCGATCCCGTTACAATCATGGCCCGGGAAGGATTCAAGGGGAAGAAAGGAGGAGGAGCCATGATGCCCCTATCTAACGGCAAAGGAGGGCTAGCgagggagggaggaaggaggaggacgGAAAATCAACGAGGGTTTGGACAGAACGAAACGCGGCATGGATGCGAGCGCGCAGACTCGACGGGGAAAAGTACCTCAAAAGCAACGAGGGTTTGGACAGAACGAAACGCGGCATGGATGCGCAGCGCAGCAGAGGACAGGTGAGCCCACCAGCTGCGGTGCGCCCGTAAACAACTCACGAGGAAGCAGAAAGCTCCGGCCGGCGACAGGTCATCTCGTGTCATCTCAACCTCCGTCGCTGCATGCGCATGCGCGCGCGCGCGAATTGTTAAAGGAAGCCGTGGACTTCCGTTTTACGGTTTCCTTCTTGTTCAACTTCAACGCAGCGCTCTCGGGTCCGGTCGGTCGGTCGGTCGGTCACCCGCTCTGCCCAGCCCGTTTCCTTCAGATGTTGGATACTACTCCTCTCCTTGGACTGTGGTAGGGGCCGGCCAGGGAGGAGGGCCCGGGCAGCGGCTAGGAGCGGATCGATTCGACCGGACGGCGACGCCATCGGCTGCAAAAGCGTCGTCGAGAAAAGCGTCGGAAGGATTCGGGGTCAAGGCAGCGGATTCTCCTCGCTCAGCGTTGCCACCTCCCCCGCTTGCATTTTCTCTCCTTGCGCCGGCTGCCACTTGAGAGACGACTAAAATTAGGTTCGTGTGCGGATCGaattcttctttctttctttttttgcgggaatgTAGCAGATCGAATTCGTGTCTACTACGTAATTCATATTGCATCCAAAAACAAAAACTTCATTCTTTCGCGGGTGCGCAAAGCTTGCGTAGTTTTAATTGATAGAAAAGGTTGAAGTGAGAATAAAGGGGTGCATCGCATGGCACAACTACAATTTGGCGTAAACATGACGTTCGAACAGAAAGACTTGGGATGCTCAATCCAAACAGAGCGCCAAACTACCCTGGTCAAGAGAAACAACTCAAACCACCTCCTTGCCCTTGTTGCCCGTGTCGATCTGCATTGCGAAGAGAGCGCATTATGAAGAGCACAACAAAGTTCCAAGGTTGATCGCAATTAAAACCTATCGTCCataacccctttattacccaTCCTCACGGTCACTACTTACCGACCATATCACTCAGTCATCTATCCGTGTCTCACTATTCCTCCTATCTACAGCCATGAACTCCAACAGCAACTCCAAGCCCATTCCCAGCCCCTTGCCTTAGGGCATTGGATGAAGGGCTTTCTTCCTCGGGTGCTCGCTTAGTGAGCGCACCAAGTTCGAGAACACCATGAAAGTCTACTCCAACTTCACTAGCATGGCACACATGTAAAAAGAGTCGGACGCGGTGGTGAAGAAGGCGACACCGAAGGAGCTGAAGACGCTGATTGGGCACTATGTCAGTCGACATCCTTCGCTGGGCCATGAATCAGGCCGACTATGGCGACGCTCGACAGGGGTCAAGGTGGGCCAAGTATAGAGAGTACAAGCGTCTGACCATCGTGACGCAGCGTACTTCACAACAAGGACTATGGTGGCGGTGGAGGAGGAACAAGAAGCGGTGCCCATGGAGGTGGAAGAAGAAGTTGTGGTAGCGATGGTTGTAAGGGCGTCGGAGCGAGGACATCAAAGCATGTCAAATCGATCTAGACTCTGACGAGGAAGAAGAGACGGTGGTGCAGCTCGAGGAGAAAAACAAGGGCAAGAGCAGATGCCGCTCCAAGCGCCTCGAGGGTCGCCGAGACTAAGATCTATGAACTGTGTCAGATTTACCCCCAATACTGCCTCACCCTTGTACTCAATCCCGATCGGTAACCTCAAATCTATCGGTACTACGAACTCATGACGATGTTTATGATTACTCCTATGGTAATTTACACCGATTCCCCATTCCCCCAACGCGGATCAAATCTAAACGCGGATCGAATGCGAATGAGTATCTGAGGAGGTGAAAATAGTGCTTACCGCCATTGTCGTGCCGGAGGTGATGATGCAGATGTCGGTGTAGGGGCCGGATGTCGCCTTGCTGTTCTCTGATCTGCttcacgccgccgtcgccgtcggttaGAGTGTGGATAGGTGAGAGGGGAGAGGGAGTGGTAAGGGTAATAATTGTCGGCGCTTCGGGAAGTAACACGGCTTCAGGAGCGTGgctcatgaaggaaatatgccctaaaggcaataataaagttgttatttatatttccttatatcatgataaatgtttattattcatgctagaattgtattaaccggaaacttagtacatgtgtgaatgtatagacaaacagagcgtcactagtatgcctctacttgactagctcgttgaatcaaagatggttaagtttcctggccatagacatgagttgtcatttgattaacgggatcacatcattagagaatgatgtgattgacttgacccattccattagcttagcatacgatcgtttagtatattgctattgctttcttcatgacttatacatgttcctatgactatgaggttatgcaactcccgaataacgtaactgggtgattataaaggtgctctacaggtgtctccaatggtacttgttgagttggcatagatcgagattaggatttgtcactccgattgtcggagaggtatctctgggccctctcggtaatgcacatcactataagccttgcaagcaatgcatctaatgagttagttgcgggatgatgtattacgaaacgagtaaagagacttgccggtaacgagattgaactaggtattgagataccgacgatcgaatctcgggcaagtaacataccgatgacaaagggaacaacgtatgttgttatgcggtttgatcgataaagatcttcgtagaatatgtaggaaccaatatgagtatccaggttccgctattggttattgaccggagacgtgtctcggtcatgtctacatagatctcgaacccgtagggtcctcacgcttaacgtttggtgacgatcggtattatgagtttatgagatttgatgtaccgaaggttgttcggagtcccggatgagatcacagacataacgaggagtctcgaaatggtcgagacgtaaagatcaatatattggaaggctatattcggacatcagaaaggttttgagtggttcgggcatttttccggagtaccgggaggttaccggaaccccctgggagaagttatgggccttatgggccataagaaggaagcacaccagcccacaaggggctggtgcgccccccttgggcaggagaccgaattggaataggtttagggggcggcggcccccctttccttctctcctacgcctccttcccttcctctcctactccaactagagaaggaggggggggaatcctactcccggtgggagtaggactcccctagggcgtgccatagagagggccggcccctcccctcctccactcctttatatacgggggagggaggcaccccatagatacacaagttgatcagttgatcttttagccgtgtgcggtgccccctccaccataatccacctcgatcatatcgtagcggtgcttaggcgaagccctgcgtcggtagcatcatcatcacgccgtcgtgctaacggaactctccctcgaagctctgctggatcggagttcgtgggacgtcaccgagctgaacgtgtgctgaactcggaggcgccgtgcgttcggtacttggatcggtcggatcatgaagacgtacaactacatcaaccgcgttcacataacgcttccgcttatggtctacgagggtacgtggacgatactctcccctctcgttgctatgcatcaccatgatcttgtctgtgcgtaggaatttttttgaaattactacgttccccaacagtggcatccgagctaggtttatgcgtagatgttatatgcacgagtagaacacaagtgagttgtgggcgatacaagtcatactgcttaccagcatgtcacactttgattcggcggtattgttggatgaagcggtccggaccgacattacgcgtacgcttacgcgagactggttctaccgacatgcttagcacacaggtggctggcgggtgtcagtttctccaactttagttgaatcgagtgtggctacgcccggtccttgtgaaggttaaaacatcacatagttgatgaaatatcgttgtggttttgatgcgtaggtaaggacggttcttgctcagcccatagcagccacgtaaaacttgcaacaacaaagtagaggatgtctaacttgtttttgcagggcatgctgtgatgtgatatggtcaagacatggtgctaaattttattgtatgagatgatcatgttttgtgataacccacaagtataggggatcaattgtagcctctttcgatgagtaagagtgtcgaacccaacgaggagctaaaggtagaacaaatattccctcaagttctatcgaccaccgatacaactctacgcgcacttgacgttcgctttaccggaaacaagtatgaaactagaagtactttgtaggtgtttttggataggtttgcaagaatataaagagcacgtaaataaaagctaggggctgtttagatgaagacacaactaaattagttttagtagagagctttttgtcacgagaaagttatttgtccctaggcaatcgataactggaccggtaatcattattgcaattttatttcagggagaggcataagctaacatactttctctacttggatcatatgaacttatgattggaactctagcaagcatccgcaactactaaagatcattaaggtaaaacccaaccatagcattaaagcatcaagtcccctttatcccatacgcaaacaacctacttactcgggtctgtgcttctgtcactcacgccacccaccataagcaaatcatgaacatattgcaaaccctacagcggggatccctcacgcttgcgcgacacggagagcaccatgttggaaatatgcc is drawn from Aegilops tauschii subsp. strangulata cultivar AL8/78 chromosome 1, Aet v6.0, whole genome shotgun sequence and contains these coding sequences:
- the LOC109784020 gene encoding myb family transcription factor PHL7 isoform X1; translated protein: MMYHAKKFSVPFAPQRAQNSEHVSNIGAFGGSNISNPANPVGSGKQRLRWTSDLHSRFVDAIAQLGGPDRATPKGVLTVMGVPGITIYHVKSHLQKYRLAKYIPESPAEACVGSKDEKKDSSDSFSNADSAPGSQINEALKMQMEVQKRLHEQLEVQKQLQLRIEAQGKYLQMIIEEQQKLGGSLEGSEERKLSHSPPTLDDYPDSIQPSPKKPRLDDLSTDAVRGVAQPGFESHLVGPWDQELCPKTNICDPAFQVDEFKANPGLSKS
- the LOC109784020 gene encoding myb family transcription factor PHL7 isoform X2, with translation MMYHAKKFSVPFAPQRAQNSEHVSNIGAFGGSNISNPANPVGSGKQRLRWTSDLHSRFVDAIAQLGGPDRATPKGVLTVMGVPGITIYHVKSHLQKYRLAKYIPESPAEGSKDEKKDSSDSFSNADSAPGSQINEALKMQMEVQKRLHEQLEVQKQLQLRIEAQGKYLQMIIEEQQKLGGSLEGSEERKLSHSPPTLDDYPDSIQPSPKKPRLDDLSTDAVRGVAQPGFESHLVGPWDQELCPKTNICDPAFQVDEFKANPGLSKS